From a single Syntrophorhabdaceae bacterium genomic region:
- the rpmG gene encoding 50S ribosomal protein L33: MRQLVILACTDCKNRNYTTTKNKQKTPDRLELKKYCSCCRKHTAHRETK; the protein is encoded by the coding sequence ATGAGGCAATTAGTGATCCTTGCTTGCACCGACTGCAAGAACAGGAATTATACGACAACCAAGAACAAACAGAAGACACCCGACAGGCTGGAACTCAAGAAATATTGCAGCTGTTGCAGGAAGCATACCGCACACAGGGAGACAAAATAA